The Candidatus Acidiferrales bacterium genome has a window encoding:
- the cutA gene encoding divalent-cation tolerance protein CutA, with amino-acid sequence MTDKVVVLVTCGKAAEAHRIARALVEGRLAACVNELAGRVRSVYRWKGKVETAAEYVLLIKTSRKLLAALRAEVERLHSYDVPEVVALPILAGSPQYLRWLEECLLRPAGKPRQGRGKRTARSGGKKK; translated from the coding sequence ATGACGGACAAGGTCGTGGTGCTGGTGACCTGCGGCAAGGCCGCCGAAGCCCACCGCATCGCTCGGGCGCTGGTCGAGGGGCGGCTGGCGGCCTGCGTGAACGAGCTGGCGGGGCGCGTGCGGTCCGTCTATCGCTGGAAAGGCAAGGTGGAGACCGCCGCCGAGTACGTGCTGCTGATCAAAACTTCCCGGAAATTGCTCGCCGCCTTGCGCGCTGAAGTCGAGCGGCTGCACAGCTATGACGTGCCGGAAGTAGTCGCCCTGCCCATTCTCGCTGGCTCACCCCAATACCTCCGCTGGCTGGAGGAATGCCTGCTGCGTCCAGCCGGCAAGCCCCGCCAAGGGCGGGG